Proteins from one Terriglobus tenax genomic window:
- a CDS encoding TonB-dependent receptor → MKRCILSLGLCLTSGLALSQSTNATISGGVADPSGKLILDANVVIQNDATGVVYSSKTNSVGMYLVPILPPGHYHVQVSKTGFKTIIKADVILNVQSAVALNFVLPVGATSESVTVDSASPVMNTTDASVSTVVDRKFVENLPLNGRSFQDLISMTPGIVTQSPQSTSQVVGTGGDFSVNGQRTQSNYYTVDGVTANISSGNAGGVAGPSTGGALAGSTALGTTQSMISVDALQEFRVQSSTYSAAYGRSPGGQFSLVTRSGTNVLHGSAFNYLRNNFFDANDWFNKYYGKPTPAVRQNDFGGTLGGPILIPSLYDGRDRSFFFASYEGLRLKQPTAATIQYVPDFFMRQQAVAAMRPILNAFPLPNGLDYGSSANPSLAQFIAPFSLPSSIDSTSIRIDHTLGSKLTLFFRVGNTPSSTKSRPNFALANTTSNAQTYTLGASSQLSDRFTNEFRLGYARSDSTQTGTLDNFGGATPTDLAAAMGAGSYRQVLPVVIFSISGIGSPLLSEYNARNAGRQWNLVNTLSVLNQTHRFKIGVDDRHIKSPISPPDMEPYTVFSTTQQILSGAPSTPLVVRFLPATPRFHQTGVFVQDEWRLHPRLNLSLGLRWELNPPPTEEHGKDAYTLRGNINDPSSLTVAPRGTPLWKTGWYNFAPRLGLAWTAHTQPGAETIVRAGGGVFFDSPNEVATQGYSGLGFRANKIQTGAQVPFTPSQLDIPVTVTAPYTSATITAFPEHLQLPYTLQWNLSLQQALGANQSLTISYIGANGRRLMGLQQKNLTALNANFGAIQYFRTGLSSSYQSLQVQFQRSVTKGVQALASYTWSHALDFGSNASALPLQRGNADFDVRNNFQGGLSWELPTVARHPLLRSVLNDWALDLRASTRSAFPVTLGGNLITDPTTGSQYAGGLNMVDGRPTFLSGPQYPGGRALNKAAFSLPASGTSGNAPRNFVRGFGSNQLNLAARREIRLHDPVVLRFRAETFNLLNHPSFGYVDPTYTSATFGQATKMLNASLGTVASQYQQGGARSMQFAVKLVF, encoded by the coding sequence ATGAAGCGTTGCATTCTTTCTCTTGGTCTGTGTCTCACCTCTGGCCTTGCCCTATCTCAGTCGACAAACGCGACGATCAGTGGCGGTGTCGCCGATCCATCGGGCAAGCTCATTCTCGATGCCAATGTCGTCATCCAGAACGATGCGACAGGAGTTGTTTACTCCTCGAAGACCAACAGCGTTGGCATGTATCTGGTTCCGATTCTTCCCCCTGGCCACTACCACGTCCAGGTATCGAAGACCGGATTCAAGACCATCATCAAAGCCGATGTCATCCTGAATGTTCAGAGCGCCGTCGCGCTCAACTTCGTTCTGCCGGTCGGAGCGACGTCCGAGAGTGTAACCGTTGATTCCGCATCGCCTGTCATGAACACAACCGACGCTTCAGTATCTACGGTCGTGGACAGAAAGTTCGTAGAGAACCTTCCTCTGAATGGAAGGAGTTTCCAAGACCTGATCTCCATGACGCCGGGGATCGTGACGCAGAGCCCGCAGAGCACGTCGCAGGTGGTAGGGACGGGCGGCGATTTCAGCGTCAATGGGCAGCGAACGCAATCCAATTACTACACCGTGGATGGTGTCACGGCGAACATCAGTTCTGGTAATGCCGGGGGTGTCGCTGGACCTTCCACCGGAGGCGCCCTCGCAGGCTCTACCGCCCTCGGCACGACGCAGAGCATGATTTCAGTCGATGCACTCCAGGAGTTCCGCGTCCAGAGTTCCACATATTCCGCTGCCTACGGGAGGTCACCCGGCGGGCAGTTCTCTCTTGTGACGCGCTCCGGGACAAACGTGCTCCACGGGAGCGCTTTTAACTATCTCCGCAACAACTTCTTCGACGCCAACGACTGGTTCAACAAGTATTACGGTAAACCCACTCCCGCTGTACGCCAAAATGACTTCGGTGGCACGTTAGGCGGTCCCATCCTGATTCCGTCGTTATATGACGGGAGGGACCGCAGCTTCTTCTTCGCCTCCTATGAAGGACTTCGGCTCAAGCAACCCACGGCCGCGACGATCCAGTATGTTCCCGATTTCTTCATGAGACAGCAGGCAGTCGCTGCCATGCGCCCCATCCTCAATGCGTTTCCGTTACCGAACGGTCTCGACTACGGGTCGTCGGCCAACCCGAGCCTTGCACAATTCATCGCCCCGTTTTCTCTCCCAAGCTCCATCGACTCGACCAGCATTCGGATCGACCACACGTTGGGTTCGAAGTTGACCCTTTTCTTCCGGGTCGGCAATACCCCCAGTTCCACGAAGAGCAGGCCGAATTTTGCTCTTGCGAACACAACAAGCAACGCACAGACCTATACCTTGGGCGCCAGCAGCCAACTCTCCGATCGCTTCACGAACGAATTCAGACTTGGGTATGCTCGCTCCGACTCCACCCAAACTGGAACATTGGATAACTTCGGAGGAGCTACGCCAACTGATCTGGCAGCGGCGATGGGTGCAGGATCGTACCGTCAAGTCCTGCCTGTCGTCATCTTCTCGATCTCCGGAATTGGGTCTCCGCTTCTGTCCGAGTACAACGCACGGAATGCTGGACGGCAGTGGAATCTGGTCAACACGTTGAGCGTCCTCAATCAAACGCACCGCTTCAAAATTGGTGTCGACGATCGTCATATCAAATCGCCAATCTCGCCTCCCGACATGGAGCCCTACACCGTCTTCTCGACGACGCAACAAATCCTCAGCGGCGCACCGAGTACTCCGCTTGTCGTCCGCTTCTTGCCAGCGACTCCTCGCTTCCATCAGACGGGTGTTTTTGTGCAAGACGAATGGCGGCTGCATCCGCGGCTCAATCTTTCCCTGGGATTGCGTTGGGAATTGAATCCACCGCCGACCGAAGAGCACGGAAAGGATGCGTATACCCTCCGAGGCAACATCAATGATCCAAGCTCTCTCACCGTAGCTCCGCGCGGTACTCCATTATGGAAGACCGGCTGGTATAACTTTGCGCCGCGGCTCGGCTTGGCATGGACGGCGCACACGCAACCCGGTGCCGAAACCATTGTGAGAGCGGGTGGCGGAGTGTTTTTTGACTCTCCGAATGAGGTCGCAACGCAGGGCTATAGCGGCCTCGGGTTTCGGGCGAACAAAATCCAGACGGGAGCTCAGGTCCCATTCACGCCGAGCCAACTCGACATTCCGGTCACGGTGACCGCCCCCTATACGTCGGCAACGATTACAGCGTTTCCAGAGCATCTTCAACTGCCGTATACCTTGCAATGGAATCTCAGCCTGCAACAAGCGCTGGGAGCAAACCAATCGCTGACGATCTCTTATATTGGTGCGAATGGCAGACGCCTCATGGGGCTTCAACAGAAGAACTTGACGGCACTGAACGCGAACTTCGGTGCTATCCAATACTTTAGAACCGGGCTGTCCTCAAGCTATCAATCTCTCCAGGTCCAGTTCCAGCGGTCTGTGACGAAAGGCGTTCAGGCGCTTGCTTCGTATACGTGGTCACACGCTCTCGACTTCGGATCGAATGCAAGTGCGTTGCCGCTGCAACGTGGCAACGCGGACTTCGATGTCCGCAACAACTTCCAAGGTGGCCTGAGTTGGGAACTCCCAACGGTCGCGCGACATCCGTTGCTCCGCTCGGTATTGAATGACTGGGCGCTTGATCTCCGGGCCAGCACACGCAGCGCTTTCCCAGTAACGCTTGGCGGAAACCTCATCACTGATCCGACGACGGGAAGCCAATACGCTGGTGGCTTGAACATGGTGGATGGACGTCCGACATTCCTGTCAGGGCCGCAATATCCTGGAGGGCGAGCGCTGAATAAAGCCGCCTTCAGCTTGCCGGCATCAGGGACCTCGGGCAACGCGCCGCGCAACTTTGTCCGAGGCTTCGGTTCCAATCAACTCAACCTGGCAGCTAGGCGTGAAATCAGACTCCATGATCCAGTCGTATTGCGCTTCCGAGCGGAGACCTTCAATTTGTTGAACCATCCGAGCTTTGGCTATGTCGACCCCACCTACACTAGCGCCACATTTGGCCAGGCGACAAAGATGCTGAATGCAAGTCTCGGCACAGTGGCCTCGCAATATCAACAGGGCGGCGCTCGCTCCATGCAGTTCGCCGTGAAGTTGGTCTTCTAG